In Rhizobium sp. WSM4643, the following are encoded in one genomic region:
- a CDS encoding dihydrofolate reductase family protein — MSKVRVAAFSLSVDGFGAGLEQSMNDPLGKRGTEMFEWFFRTRTFRAMTGKDGGSEGVDEDYAARGMANFGAFILGRNMFGPVRGDWPDDAWKGWWGPNPPYHAPTYILTHYPREPIAMEGGTTFHFITGGIEEALDEAKAAAGDKDVKIGGGVSTVRQYLQAGLIDELHFAISPVVLGKGEAMFAGIDLPALGFRVAEHVATEHATHIVLAK, encoded by the coding sequence ATGTCTAAGGTGCGTGTCGCAGCATTTTCCCTTTCCGTGGATGGTTTCGGCGCCGGGCTGGAGCAAAGCATGAACGATCCGCTGGGCAAGCGGGGAACGGAGATGTTCGAATGGTTTTTCCGTACCCGCACCTTCCGCGCGATGACCGGAAAGGACGGCGGTTCTGAGGGCGTTGACGAGGATTATGCGGCCCGCGGCATGGCCAATTTCGGCGCCTTCATTCTCGGGCGCAACATGTTCGGCCCCGTCCGTGGCGATTGGCCGGATGACGCCTGGAAAGGCTGGTGGGGACCGAACCCGCCCTATCACGCGCCGACCTATATCCTGACGCATTATCCCCGCGAACCGATCGCCATGGAGGGCGGCACGACGTTTCACTTCATCACCGGCGGCATCGAGGAAGCGCTTGACGAGGCGAAGGCCGCGGCCGGCGACAAGGATGTGAAAATCGGCGGCGGCGTCAGCACCGTCCGCCAATACCTACAGGCAGGCCTGATCGACGAACTGCATTTCGCCATCTCACCGGTCGTGCTCGGCAAGGGCGAGGCGATGTTTGCAGGTATCGATCTGCCGGCCCTCGGCTTCCGCGTCGCCGAGCATGTCGCAACCGAACACGCCACGCATATCGTGCTGGCGAAATAA
- a CDS encoding ABC transporter permease — MSAYFAFARSSFHSQLAYRNEVWANIFGKLVQVFARVAIWQAAYAGIGGIVVEGVSLQQMVTYALLGGAVMGATRPERIIGEIGRSLKTGDIAVWLLKPLSYPLYLFANECGSFGYRLMTQVIPTVAFTALFYGMLPPASLFDGLMFVAFWALSFTLLFLMSALFGLVAFWLMTSFSLDWILGALLQLFSGLLVPFWFFPEPLAMIARHLPFAWVVYYPNAVYLGRLSTAEVWLHLGLGLAWAALFLAGVLWLWRRASTRITVQGG; from the coding sequence ATGAGCGCCTATTTCGCCTTCGCGCGCAGTTCCTTCCATTCGCAGCTCGCCTACCGCAACGAAGTATGGGCCAATATCTTCGGCAAACTCGTACAGGTCTTCGCGCGTGTCGCCATCTGGCAGGCAGCCTATGCCGGCATCGGCGGCATCGTGGTCGAAGGCGTTTCCCTGCAGCAGATGGTCACCTATGCCCTGCTCGGCGGCGCCGTGATGGGCGCGACCCGCCCCGAAAGGATCATCGGCGAGATCGGCCGGTCACTCAAGACAGGCGATATCGCGGTCTGGCTGCTCAAGCCCTTGTCCTATCCGCTCTATCTCTTCGCCAACGAATGCGGCAGCTTCGGTTATCGCCTGATGACCCAGGTCATTCCGACCGTCGCCTTCACCGCGTTGTTTTACGGCATGCTGCCGCCGGCGAGCCTGTTCGATGGCCTGATGTTCGTCGCCTTCTGGGCGCTGTCCTTTACGCTGCTGTTCCTGATGTCGGCGCTCTTCGGCCTCGTCGCCTTCTGGCTGATGACGAGCTTCTCGCTGGACTGGATCCTGGGCGCCCTGCTGCAATTGTTCTCGGGCCTGCTGGTGCCCTTCTGGTTCTTTCCCGAACCTCTGGCCATGATTGCCCGCCACCTGCCCTTCGCCTGGGTGGTTTATTACCCCAATGCCGTCTATCTCGGCAGGCTTTCCACGGCCGAAGTCTGGCTCCATCTCGGCCTGGGCCTTGCCTGGGCCGCGTTGTTCCTGGCCGGAGTCCTCTGGCTGTGGCGCCGCGCCTCCACCCGCATCACCGTGCAGGGAGGTTGA
- a CDS encoding response regulator transcription factor — protein sequence MRILLIEDERELAEALSSALGKHGIVTDHTVHLADAVELTRQNLYDAILLDRRLPDGEGLSFIPELRRTGKDTPIIVLTALNEPKERIEGLDLGADDYLGKPFLVEELMARLRAVLRRSPELAELKITAGRMVIDPLHLSVTVDAVPLDLPRRELLVLAALARRKDKTVLRSTLEAAVYNYEEEIQSNALDAHISRLRKRLIDAGAGVAIHNIRGVGYLMKEE from the coding sequence ATGCGGATACTGTTGATAGAGGATGAGAGGGAGTTGGCCGAGGCGCTGTCGTCCGCACTCGGCAAACATGGGATCGTCACCGACCACACGGTGCATCTTGCCGACGCCGTCGAGCTGACGCGGCAGAACCTCTACGATGCGATCCTGCTCGACCGGCGCCTGCCCGATGGGGAGGGGCTGAGCTTCATTCCCGAGCTCAGGCGGACGGGGAAGGATACGCCGATCATCGTGCTGACGGCGCTGAACGAACCGAAGGAGCGGATCGAGGGCCTCGACCTCGGGGCCGACGACTATCTCGGAAAGCCGTTCCTGGTCGAGGAACTGATGGCGCGGCTCAGGGCCGTGCTGCGGCGATCGCCTGAATTGGCCGAACTCAAGATCACCGCCGGGCGGATGGTGATCGACCCGCTGCATCTCAGCGTCACCGTCGATGCCGTGCCGCTCGATCTCCCCCGGCGCGAACTTCTGGTGCTGGCGGCACTCGCAAGGCGCAAAGACAAGACCGTGCTGCGCTCGACACTGGAGGCGGCGGTTTATAACTACGAAGAGGAAATCCAGTCGAATGCGCTCGACGCGCATATTTCGCGGCTGCGCAAGCGGCTGATCGATGCCGGCGCCGGCGTCGCGATCCATAATATCCGCGGCGTCGGCTATCTCATGAAGGAAGAATGA
- a CDS encoding TetR/AcrR family transcriptional regulator: protein MSDERKEQEDGVKPGERADRRVRADAKRNLDGLLQAALTVFATSGVDAPVREIAEKAGVGIGTVYRHFPERSDLVVAAFRREIDACADAAPILAAEHAPGEALARWMQRFVDFIAAKRGLAAALHSGNPAFDALPAYFQQRLQPALRSLLDAAAAAGEVRTDIAAEDLLNAAASLSMHAYAQGSEHARRMVSLLVDGLRYGAVQR, encoded by the coding sequence ATGAGCGACGAGAGAAAGGAGCAGGAGGACGGCGTGAAGCCCGGGGAAAGGGCGGACAGGCGCGTGCGCGCCGACGCCAAGCGCAATCTCGACGGGCTGCTTCAGGCGGCATTGACCGTGTTTGCGACCTCCGGCGTCGATGCCCCGGTGCGTGAGATCGCGGAGAAGGCCGGTGTCGGAATCGGCACCGTTTACCGGCATTTTCCCGAGCGTTCCGACCTCGTCGTCGCCGCCTTCCGCCGCGAAATCGATGCCTGCGCTGACGCTGCGCCCATCCTTGCCGCCGAACATGCGCCGGGCGAGGCGCTGGCCAGATGGATGCAGCGTTTCGTGGATTTCATCGCGGCCAAGCGCGGGCTTGCGGCGGCCCTGCATTCCGGCAACCCAGCCTTCGATGCGTTGCCCGCCTACTTCCAGCAGCGGCTGCAGCCCGCCCTTCGCTCGCTTCTCGACGCCGCCGCTGCCGCCGGTGAGGTCCGCACCGATATCGCCGCCGAGGATCTTTTGAATGCGGCCGCAAGCCTCAGCATGCACGCCTACGCCCAAGGGTCCGAACATGCTCGGCGTATGGTTTCCCTGCTGGTCGACGGGCTGCGCTACGGCGCTGTACAGCGATGA
- a CDS encoding aldo/keto reductase, whose product MQYRTLGRTGIKVSPYCLGAMMFGAAGNPDHEDSIRIIHKALDAGINFIDTADIYSRGESEEIVGKALKGRRDDVVLATKAHLPMGDDPNRQGNSRRWLTRAVEDSLRRLQTDHIDLYLIHRPAPDTDIEETLSALTDLIRAGKVRAVGSSTFPVSEIIEAQWVSERRGLARFRAEQPPYSILNRSIEREVLPACERYGMGAMVWSPLAMGMLTGKYRKGAPQPDSARAKRFPRQMNDERRLDAVERLIPLAQQAGLSLAHMAMAFTIAHPAVTSAIIGPRTMEHFDDLLAGAGVSLTNEILDRIDAIVPPGTDTGPLEAAYNPPAVTQPNLRRRPITERFAA is encoded by the coding sequence ATGCAATACCGCACGCTTGGAAGAACCGGCATCAAGGTCAGCCCCTATTGCCTCGGCGCCATGATGTTTGGCGCTGCCGGCAATCCCGACCACGAGGATTCGATCCGGATCATCCACAAGGCTCTCGATGCCGGCATCAACTTCATCGACACCGCCGATATCTACAGCCGCGGCGAATCCGAGGAGATCGTCGGCAAGGCACTCAAGGGCCGGCGCGACGACGTCGTGCTTGCCACCAAGGCGCATCTGCCGATGGGCGACGACCCAAACCGGCAGGGCAATTCGCGCCGCTGGTTGACGCGGGCGGTCGAGGATTCGCTCCGCCGCCTGCAGACCGACCATATCGATCTCTACCTGATCCACCGGCCGGCACCCGATACCGACATCGAGGAAACACTATCGGCCCTCACCGACCTGATACGGGCGGGCAAGGTGCGTGCCGTGGGATCGTCGACCTTCCCCGTCTCGGAAATTATCGAGGCGCAATGGGTTTCCGAGCGCCGCGGGCTGGCACGTTTCCGCGCCGAGCAGCCGCCCTATTCGATCCTCAACCGCAGTATCGAACGCGAGGTTCTGCCCGCCTGCGAGCGTTACGGAATGGGCGCGATGGTGTGGAGCCCGCTGGCGATGGGCATGCTCACCGGCAAATACCGCAAGGGCGCGCCGCAGCCCGACAGCGCCCGCGCCAAACGCTTCCCCAGGCAGATGAACGACGAGCGCCGGCTGGACGCGGTCGAACGGCTCATCCCGCTCGCCCAACAGGCAGGGCTTTCGCTGGCGCACATGGCGATGGCCTTCACCATCGCCCATCCCGCCGTCACCTCGGCGATCATCGGCCCGCGCACGATGGAGCACTTCGACGATCTGCTTGCCGGCGCCGGGGTGAGCCTGACGAACGAAATCCTCGACCGGATCGACGCGATCGTTCCGCCCGGCACCGACACCGGCCCGTTGGAGGCGGCCTATAATCCGCCTGCGGTAACGCAGCCGAACCTGCGCCGCCGCCCGATAACGGAGCGCTTCGCCGCCTGA
- a CDS encoding O-methyltransferase, which produces MTTLTTAPLAPLLDGLFEEAAAATSPAMSGLSGDERMRLIGSKTEYLELYGRLRDLWLPVSREAGVLLYMLARSSRARTIVEFGTSFGISTLHLAAALRDNGGGRLITSEFEPSKLARARANLAAGGLIDLVEIREGDALETLSTDLPETIDLLFLDGAKALYRDILELVEDRLRPGALIVADNADLCPDYLARVRSPAAGYLSTPFEEDIELSMRT; this is translated from the coding sequence ATGACGACACTGACCACCGCCCCGCTGGCACCCCTGCTCGATGGCCTATTCGAGGAGGCGGCCGCGGCAACGAGCCCGGCAATGTCGGGCCTATCAGGCGATGAGCGAATGCGCCTGATCGGCAGCAAGACCGAATATCTCGAGCTTTACGGGCGCCTTAGAGATCTTTGGCTTCCCGTCTCCAGGGAGGCCGGCGTGCTGCTCTACATGCTGGCGCGAAGCAGCCGCGCACGAACGATCGTCGAATTCGGCACATCCTTCGGCATATCGACCCTCCATCTCGCCGCCGCGCTGCGCGACAATGGCGGCGGCCGGCTGATCACCAGCGAGTTCGAGCCGTCGAAGCTGGCCCGCGCCCGCGCCAACCTGGCGGCCGGCGGCCTCATCGATCTCGTCGAGATCCGCGAAGGCGATGCCCTTGAGACCCTGAGCACGGATCTCCCGGAAACGATCGACCTGCTGTTCCTCGATGGCGCCAAGGCGCTCTATCGCGATATCCTGGAACTGGTGGAAGACCGCCTAAGGCCTGGCGCTCTCATCGTCGCCGACAATGCCGACCTCTGCCCGGACTATCTCGCCCGCGTACGCTCGCCCGCGGCCGGCTACCTCTCGACACCATTCGAAGAGGATATCGAACTGTCGATGCGGACCTGA
- a CDS encoding TetR family transcriptional regulator: MTDRPRARISSRKQPRQARSSELVAAILDAAAQVLAREGAQRFTTARVAERAGVSIGSLYQYFPNKAAILFRLQSDEWRQTTDMLGGILADAQRPPLERLRRLVHTFLRSECEEAAMRVALHDAAPLYRDAPEAQAARASGDRIVELFMQEVLPSAPEATRALAGELISTTLGTVGKQFSEAPRSLAEIDAYANAMADMFCAYLERLGFGQDRA, translated from the coding sequence ATGACCGATCGTCCAAGAGCCCGGATTTCCTCACGAAAACAGCCCAGGCAGGCCCGATCGAGCGAGCTCGTGGCGGCGATCCTGGATGCCGCTGCTCAGGTTTTGGCGCGGGAAGGCGCCCAGCGCTTCACCACGGCGCGGGTGGCCGAAAGGGCCGGCGTCAGCATCGGATCGCTCTACCAATATTTCCCCAACAAGGCGGCGATCCTCTTCCGGCTGCAGAGCGACGAATGGCGGCAGACGACGGACATGCTCGGCGGCATTCTCGCCGATGCGCAGAGGCCACCGCTCGAACGGCTGCGCCGCCTCGTCCATACCTTCCTCCGCTCGGAGTGTGAGGAGGCGGCGATGCGTGTGGCGCTCCATGACGCAGCACCCCTTTATCGCGATGCACCGGAGGCGCAGGCGGCGAGGGCATCGGGAGACCGCATCGTCGAACTGTTCATGCAGGAAGTGCTGCCTTCTGCGCCGGAGGCGACCCGGGCGCTTGCCGGCGAGCTGATCAGCACGACGCTCGGCACGGTGGGCAAGCAGTTCTCGGAGGCTCCGCGGAGCCTTGCCGAGATCGACGCCTATGCCAACGCCATGGCCGACATGTTTTGCGCCTACCTCGAACGGCTTGGGTTCGGCCAGGACCGGGCATAA
- a CDS encoding NADPH-dependent FMN reductase: MKILAISGSARRNSTNTAMLQAIRAIAPSDIEVSIFDGVGRLPVFSPDLEGEWLPEAVRDFIDVIAQSDGVIIASPEYVRSIPGGLKNAIDWLVSGDEIVHKPIALLHASHRGDDMLAGLRTILATVTDRFACNIFLRLPLMKLEPAEVFKVVGAAENRSRVQAYLQAFSAYCLAGSKIA, translated from the coding sequence ATGAAGATTCTCGCAATATCCGGCAGCGCCCGGCGCAATTCCACCAACACGGCTATGCTGCAGGCGATCCGTGCCATAGCACCCAGCGATATCGAAGTTTCGATCTTCGACGGCGTCGGGCGGTTGCCGGTATTCTCGCCGGATCTCGAGGGAGAATGGCTACCGGAGGCGGTGCGGGATTTCATCGATGTGATCGCTCAGAGCGACGGGGTGATCATTGCCAGCCCGGAATATGTCCGATCCATCCCCGGCGGCCTCAAGAATGCGATCGACTGGCTCGTATCCGGAGATGAGATCGTCCATAAACCGATCGCCCTGCTGCACGCATCGCATCGCGGTGATGACATGCTGGCAGGCCTTCGCACTATCCTTGCGACAGTCACCGACCGGTTTGCGTGCAATATTTTCCTCAGGCTTCCTCTCATGAAACTGGAGCCGGCCGAGGTGTTCAAGGTCGTCGGAGCAGCGGAGAACCGTTCCAGAGTGCAGGCCTATCTTCAGGCATTCTCGGCCTATTGCCTGGCAGGCAGCAAGATCGCCTGA
- a CDS encoding ABC transporter permease — protein sequence MLMHHLRVLPLLVRMHVRSKMEYRGAFWLDRLAQILSYGSVFATIGILLARFDTLGGWTWPELALLFSFQLLAYSLGAAMSFVQLRELEELVRLGTYDTLLVKPFSPWAYLVFSGLNIGYAGHVILAVALMAWAVLSVDFAWSVWSASFFIAALISATLLTGALITMIGATALIWVRSNHLFSIFFGFWELTRYPLNIFPGGIQTILVTAVPLALTSSVPVGALLGKPIPILGDWAGPVALVAGPIWVLIAIAHWLYATGKYQGAGG from the coding sequence ATGCTCATGCACCACCTGCGCGTCCTTCCACTGCTGGTCCGGATGCATGTCCGCTCCAAAATGGAATATCGCGGCGCTTTCTGGCTCGACCGTCTTGCGCAGATCCTTTCCTATGGCAGCGTCTTCGCCACCATCGGAATCCTGCTTGCCCGCTTCGACACCCTCGGCGGCTGGACCTGGCCGGAGCTTGCGCTGCTGTTCAGCTTTCAGCTGCTCGCTTATTCGCTGGGTGCCGCGATGAGCTTCGTGCAATTGCGCGAGCTCGAAGAACTGGTGCGGCTCGGCACTTACGACACGCTGTTGGTCAAGCCTTTCAGCCCTTGGGCCTATCTGGTCTTTTCCGGCCTTAATATCGGCTATGCCGGCCACGTCATCCTCGCAGTGGCGCTCATGGCTTGGGCCGTTCTGTCCGTCGACTTCGCCTGGTCGGTCTGGTCCGCATCATTCTTCATTGCTGCGCTTATCAGCGCGACGCTGCTGACGGGTGCACTCATCACCATGATCGGCGCCACGGCATTGATCTGGGTGCGGTCCAACCATCTGTTCTCGATCTTCTTCGGCTTCTGGGAATTGACGCGCTACCCGCTCAATATTTTTCCCGGCGGCATCCAGACCATCCTGGTCACCGCGGTCCCGTTGGCCCTGACCAGTTCGGTCCCCGTCGGCGCCCTGCTCGGCAAGCCCATCCCGATCCTCGGGGACTGGGCCGGGCCCGTGGCTCTGGTGGCCGGCCCGATCTGGGTGTTGATCGCAATCGCCCACTGGCTGTATGCCACCGGCAAATACCAGGGCGCCGGCGGCTGA
- a CDS encoding sensor histidine kinase: MRQATKANLSLWWTLSWQLSIVFVAVVATVIIGLCIYATSILSPNEGMQVQLTAALEEALTRDSQGRIAIADSPRLRSLKAENNRLWFFVATPGGQTASYGAIPAPYADLARYVYLIKDADIRGASGTTEVASIDRVDTAQGEYRVMYGGNASRSSAFLAILGKTYLIYTPLLAIALPGVFLTIPRVVARALAGVKDIASKASEIEPRRQGARLPVDGIPTEIAPLVIAFNGTLERLENEFKKRQRFLIDAAHELRTPIAIMQTRIDGMPDGRERQRLLDDVARLAEAAEQLLDFERNHQAADLDETVDLVEIGRTVVADLAPLAIVGGYQICFQSETESIERRGSPSALPRAVSNLVRNAIDHGGNRGMITVSVSRSTSGGGRISVADEGPGIPAEHRELVFEPFYRVTPKSKGAGLGLSLVKQVAANHGGEVSIESSAAGTRVTIELV; encoded by the coding sequence ATGCGCCAGGCGACCAAGGCGAACCTCTCACTCTGGTGGACGCTCAGCTGGCAGCTCAGTATCGTTTTCGTGGCTGTTGTTGCGACTGTGATCATCGGGCTTTGCATTTACGCCACCAGCATCCTCTCGCCCAATGAAGGAATGCAGGTTCAGCTGACTGCAGCCCTCGAAGAAGCTCTTACGCGTGACTCGCAGGGCAGGATCGCCATCGCGGATAGCCCGCGCCTCAGGTCTTTGAAGGCTGAGAACAACAGGCTCTGGTTTTTCGTCGCAACACCCGGTGGACAAACGGCCTCTTACGGCGCAATACCGGCGCCCTATGCGGACCTAGCCCGGTACGTCTACCTCATCAAGGACGCCGACATACGAGGGGCGTCTGGTACGACCGAGGTTGCCTCCATCGACCGTGTCGACACGGCACAAGGCGAGTACAGAGTGATGTACGGCGGAAACGCCAGCAGAAGCTCCGCATTTCTGGCAATACTCGGCAAAACCTACCTCATTTACACACCACTTTTGGCCATCGCTTTGCCCGGGGTTTTTCTAACGATCCCCCGTGTCGTAGCGCGCGCTTTGGCCGGCGTGAAGGATATAGCGAGCAAGGCATCGGAAATCGAACCCCGCCGGCAAGGAGCCCGATTGCCGGTGGATGGTATCCCCACGGAAATCGCACCATTGGTGATTGCCTTTAACGGAACGCTTGAGCGGCTTGAGAACGAGTTTAAGAAACGCCAGCGCTTCCTGATCGATGCGGCGCATGAGCTGCGGACGCCGATCGCTATCATGCAGACGCGCATCGACGGCATGCCCGATGGGCGCGAGCGGCAGCGGCTGCTTGACGACGTGGCGCGGCTGGCCGAGGCAGCCGAACAATTGCTCGATTTCGAGCGGAACCACCAGGCGGCCGATCTCGACGAAACGGTCGATCTCGTCGAGATCGGTCGGACGGTGGTCGCCGATCTTGCGCCGCTGGCCATTGTCGGCGGCTACCAGATATGTTTTCAAAGCGAGACGGAGAGCATTGAACGCCGCGGCAGCCCTTCCGCCCTGCCGCGGGCGGTCAGCAATTTGGTGCGCAACGCCATCGATCACGGCGGCAATAGGGGCATGATCACGGTCTCGGTATCGCGCTCGACTTCCGGCGGCGGCCGGATCAGCGTCGCCGACGAAGGGCCGGGCATTCCGGCCGAGCATCGAGAGCTGGTGTTCGAGCCGTTTTATCGCGTCACCCCGAAGAGCAAGGGCGCCGGTCTCGGCCTCAGCCTGGTCAAGCAGGTCGCCGCAAATCATGGCGGCGAGGTCAGCATCGAAAGCAGTGCAGCCGGAACAAGGGTAACGATCGAACTCGTATAG
- a CDS encoding BA14K family protein gives MNRIAIIALSIATAFSGMPASAGPAFVPSPVQSVQPAPQSSDARIMTVGCNNFTNCPGQFGDNRIWYRNRHHYRDRDYYRDRDYYRDDRYGWDRRYDRRYRHHDNTGAIIGGLAAGALIGGIIASQPRARAYGSHADYCYSRYRSYRAYDNTYQPNYGPRRQCQ, from the coding sequence ATGAACAGAATCGCCATCATTGCCCTGTCGATAGCGACGGCCTTCTCCGGAATGCCGGCCTCGGCAGGCCCGGCGTTCGTGCCAAGCCCGGTGCAATCGGTGCAGCCGGCGCCTCAAAGCAGCGATGCCCGCATCATGACCGTTGGCTGCAATAACTTCACCAACTGCCCGGGTCAGTTCGGCGATAATCGCATTTGGTATCGCAACCGCCACCACTATCGCGACCGGGACTACTACCGCGACCGGGACTACTACCGCGACGACCGCTACGGCTGGGATCGGCGCTACGATCGCCGGTATCGCCATCATGACAACACTGGCGCCATAATAGGCGGCTTGGCGGCCGGCGCGCTCATCGGCGGTATCATCGCTTCGCAGCCGCGCGCACGTGCCTATGGTTCGCATGCGGACTATTGCTACAGCCGCTATCGGTCCTACCGCGCCTATGACAATACCTACCAGCCGAATTACGGCCCGCGCCGCCAGTGCCAGTAA
- a CDS encoding ABC transporter ATP-binding protein produces the protein MTALIEARGVSKRFRQHKRFPGLLGALKTLVTNEYTEVLAVSDIGFDIAAGEAVGYLGPNGAGKSTMIKMMTGILVPSAGMLSVLGRTPHLKRMDNAREIGVVFGQRSQLWWDLPLIDSFTLHQRIYDIPVARYTDNLRRFSELLDLTPFLDRAVRQLSLGQRMRAEIVMSLLHDPKILFLDEPTIGLDVVAKDAVRRFLAEINRERGVTIILTTHDLQDIETICPRLIMVDHSRLIFDGELKSLRAALGSARRLTLEFATDPGPLPLRTAALVSDEGLRKNYLIEREDISLVAILSEVGSGRDLKDVALHEPDIEEVIRTFYQRRNADQHSNAKARAS, from the coding sequence ATGACGGCTTTGATCGAGGCGCGGGGCGTCAGCAAACGCTTCCGGCAGCACAAGAGATTTCCGGGCCTGCTGGGCGCGCTGAAGACACTGGTGACCAACGAATATACGGAAGTTCTGGCCGTTTCCGACATTGGTTTCGACATCGCGGCGGGCGAAGCCGTGGGCTATCTCGGCCCCAATGGCGCCGGCAAATCGACGATGATCAAGATGATGACCGGCATCCTGGTGCCGAGCGCCGGCATGCTCTCGGTGCTCGGCCGAACGCCGCATCTGAAGCGGATGGACAATGCCCGCGAGATCGGTGTCGTTTTCGGCCAGCGCAGCCAGCTATGGTGGGACCTGCCGCTGATCGACAGTTTTACCCTGCACCAGCGCATCTATGATATCCCCGTCGCGCGTTATACGGATAATCTCCGGCGCTTCAGCGAGTTGCTTGATTTGACGCCCTTTCTCGACCGCGCGGTGCGCCAGCTCAGCCTCGGCCAGCGCATGCGCGCCGAGATCGTGATGTCACTGCTGCACGATCCCAAGATCCTCTTTCTCGACGAGCCGACCATCGGACTTGATGTGGTCGCCAAGGATGCGGTGCGGCGTTTTCTCGCCGAGATCAACCGCGAGCGCGGCGTCACCATCATTCTCACCACCCACGACCTGCAGGACATCGAGACCATCTGCCCGCGGCTGATCATGGTCGACCATAGCAGGCTGATCTTCGACGGCGAATTGAAGAGCCTGCGCGCGGCATTGGGCTCGGCCCGGCGGCTGACACTCGAATTTGCCACTGACCCTGGACCGCTGCCATTGCGCACCGCGGCTCTCGTCAGCGACGAGGGCTTGCGCAAGAACTATCTCATCGAGCGTGAAGACATCTCGCTGGTAGCAATCCTGTCGGAGGTCGGCAGCGGGCGCGACCTTAAGGACGTGGCGCTGCACGAGCCCGACATCGAAGAGGTCATCCGCACCTTCTACCAGCGCCGCAACGCCGACCAGCATAGCAATGCCAAGGCCCGGGCATCATGA
- a CDS encoding winged helix-turn-helix transcriptional regulator yields MDIELRSGCPINLTMEVLGDRWSLIIIRDIMFGNRRHFRDLLTHSEEGIASNILAARLKRLLSLGFISKRDDPSHSQKAIYSLAEPAIQLVPVFAMIGAWGRRHMPVSEELSIRAQLLEEGGPPLWEEFMEDLRQIHIVDPIGGANGTCTSPVLAKLTAAFLEVRGRSLSQAS; encoded by the coding sequence GTGGATATCGAACTGCGGTCGGGTTGCCCGATCAACCTGACGATGGAAGTGTTGGGCGACCGGTGGAGCCTCATCATCATCCGGGACATCATGTTTGGCAACCGCCGCCATTTCCGCGATCTTCTGACCCATTCGGAGGAGGGGATCGCCTCCAACATTCTGGCCGCCAGGCTGAAGCGCCTGCTCTCGCTCGGGTTCATCAGCAAGCGGGACGATCCGAGCCACAGTCAGAAAGCGATCTACAGCCTGGCGGAGCCGGCGATCCAGCTGGTGCCCGTCTTCGCCATGATCGGTGCGTGGGGGCGGCGACATATGCCTGTGAGCGAGGAGCTGAGCATTCGCGCGCAGCTTCTCGAAGAAGGCGGGCCGCCGCTGTGGGAGGAGTTCATGGAGGATCTCCGGCAGATCCACATCGTCGATCCGATCGGCGGCGCCAACGGTACATGCACTTCGCCGGTGCTCGCGAAGCTGACGGCGGCGTTCCTCGAGGTCCGCGGGAGATCGTTGTCGCAGGCATCCTGA